From the Dioscorea cayenensis subsp. rotundata cultivar TDr96_F1 unplaced genomic scaffold, TDr96_F1_v2_PseudoChromosome.rev07_lg8_w22 25.fasta BLBR01001581.1, whole genome shotgun sequence genome, one window contains:
- the LOC120256721 gene encoding probable xyloglucan glycosyltransferase 6: MVPPPPPPPQNHEFQEFWNREREALGLSPPATSGFAATGDAGTPTAAARLRGRSTRQISLLLLLKLHRPFSTLSALPRFLFRLILTAARRIASSPRTSSHSSRLYRLIRAFLFLAVLLLALELVAYFKGWHFSPPSYASSRHALELLYAQWLHVRAAYLAPPVQAMANVCIVLFLVQSVDRLVLMLGCAWIWARGIRPVAAMEYGKKEDGDLEQGSRSGSDEYPMVLIQIPMCNEREVYQQSIAAVCVQDWPRERMLVQVLDDSDDMEVQALIKAEVQKWQQKGVPIFYRHRLIRTGYKAGNLKSAMSCDYVKDYEFVAIFDADFQPAQDFLKRTIPHFKGNDDVALVQTRWAFVNKDENLLTRLQNINLSFHFEVEQQVNGIFINFFGFNGTAGVWRIKALEESGGWLERTTVEDMDIAVRAHLAGWKFIYLNDVKCLCELPESYEAYKKQQYRWHSGPMQLFRLCFVDILRSKVSWSKKANLIFLFFLLRKLILPFYSFTLFCIILPLTMFLPEAQLPAWVVCYVPGVMSLINILPAPRSFPFIVPYLLFENTMSVTKFNAMISGLFKFGSSYEWIVTKKSGRSSEADLVSIFEKDSVSPAENIGPHRSSSDSGLVELNKLEMSKKSGKVKRNRLYRKELALAFILLTASARSLLSAQGIHFYFLLFQGITFLVVGLDLIGEQVS; the protein is encoded by the exons ATggttcctcctcctcctcctcctcctcagaACCACGAGTTCCAAGAGTTCTGGAACCGCGAGCGCGAGGCCCTCGGCCTCAGCCCGCCGGCGACCTCCGGCTTCGCCGCTACCGGCGATGCGGGCACCCCTACCGCCGCCGCCCGCCTCCGCGGCCGGAGCACCCGGCAGATctcccttctccttcttctcaaGCTCCACCGCCCTTTTTCCACCCTCTCCGCCCTCCCTCGCTTCCTCTTCCGCCTCATCCTCACCGCCGCCCGCCGGATCGCTTCCTCCCCTCGCACCTCTTCTCATTCTTCCCGTCTCTACCGCCTTATCCGTGCCTTTCTCTTTCTCGCCGTCCTTCTCCTCGCCCTTGAGCTTGTGGCTTACTTCAAGGGCTGGCATTTCAGTCCTCCCTCCTACGCCTCCTCGCGCCACGCTTTGGAGCTCTTGTATGCGCAATGGCTCCATGTTCGCGCGGCGTACTTGGCGCCGCCGGTGCAGGCGATGGCGAACGTTTGCATCGTGCTTTTCTTAGTTCAGTCGGTGGATCGGTTGGTTTTGATGCTTGGATGCGCTTGGATCTGGGCGAGAGGAATCCGTCCTGTGGCGGCGATGGAGTATGGGAAGAAGGAGGACGGGGATTTGGAGCAAGGGAGTAGAAGCGGATCCGATGAGTATCCGATGGTGCTGATCCAGATCCCAATGTGCAACGAGCGGGAG GTTTACCAGCAATCTATAGCAGCAGTTTGTGTCCAGGACTGGCCTAGGGAAAGAATGCTTGTTCAAGTTTTGGATGACTCTGATGATATGGAGGTGCAGGCCCTCATAAAGGCGGAGGTACAGAAATGGCAACAAAAGGGTGTACCCATTTTTTACAGACATCGGCTGATACGCACAGGCTACAAGGCAGGAAACTTGAAGTCAGCCATGAGCTGTGATTACGTAAAGGACTATGAGTTTGTGGCTATTTTTGATGCAGATTTTCAGCCTGCACAGGATTTCTTAAAGAGAACCATTCCACATTTTAAG GGgaatgatgatgtggcattGGTTCAAACTAGATGGGCTTTTGTGAACAAGGATGAAAACTTGCTCACTAGGCtgcaaaatattaatttatctttCCATTTTGAGGTCGAACAACAGGTTAACGgtatatttatcaatttctttGGGTTCAATGGCACTGCTGGAGTTTGGAGGATAAAAGCTCTCGAAGAATCTGGTGGCTGGCTGGAGAGAACTACTGTTGAAGACATGGATATCGCCGTCCGAGCTCACCTTGCTGGATGGAAGTTCATATATCTGAATGATGTCAAG TGTCTTTGTGAACTTCCTGAGTCCTATGAGGCATACAAGAAACAACAGTATCGATGGCATTCAGGTCCAATGCAGCTGTTCAGGTTGTGCTTTGTCGACATCCTTCGCTCAAAG GTCAGCTGGTCAAAGAAAGCCAATTTGATTTTCCTGTTCTTCCTCTTGAGAAAGCTTATCCTACCATTCTATTCTTTCACTCTTTTCTGCATAATCCTCCCATTGACAATGTTCCTGCCTGAAGCTCAATTGCCAGCTTGGGTGGTGTGCTATGTCCCTGGTGTTATGTCCCTCATAAACATCCTTCCCGCTCCGAGGTCATTCCCATTCATTGTCCCCTACCTTCTTTTCGAGAACACAATGTCTGTCACTAAATTCAATGCAATGATCTCGGGACTATTCAAATTCGGGAGCTCATATGAATGGATAGTCACCAAGAAATCAGGCAGATCATCAGAGGCCGACCTGGTTTCCATTTTTGAGAAGGATTCTGTGTCCCCAGCTGAAAACATAGGTCCACACAGATCATCATCTGATTCAGGCCTTGTCGAATTGAACAAACTGGAGATGTCTAAAAAATCTGGGAAGGTCAAAAGAAACAGACTGTACAGAAAAGAACTCGCTCTAGCTTTCATTCTTTTAACTGCCTCCGCTAGGAGCCTGTTGTCAGCTCAAGGAATCCATTTCTACTTCTTGCTATTTCAAGGAATAACTTTCCTCGTTGTCGGGCTTGATCTTATCGGAGAACAAGTCAGCTGA